One Fundulus heteroclitus isolate FHET01 chromosome 1, MU-UCD_Fhet_4.1, whole genome shotgun sequence genomic window carries:
- the spen gene encoding msx2-interacting protein isoform X2: MIFSNQIPAEHELGNRGKVPQSHGGGSDSTPESPHLRHTASSELSHISRISGETVSPSYQSPLMSPMGLTPKPDLSLQKGPRTFLLTPPPTVPPSSSQQPRHDTKLEHSLHRSIDMVQLLKKYPIVWQGLLALKNDQAAVQLHFVSGNTVLAQRSLPPPEGGSLLRIVQRMRLEASQLDSVARRMTMENDYCLLLALPCGRDQEDVLGQTQALKSGFITYLQAKQAAGIINVPNPGSNQAAYVVQIFPPCEFSESHLSRLAPDLLNSISSISPHLMIVIASV; this comes from the exons ATGATTTTTTCTAATCAGATCCCAGCAGAGCATGAGCTGGGAAACAGAGGAAAAGTACCTCAGTCCCACGGGGGAGGAAGTGATTCCACACCTGAAAGCCCTCATCTTCGTCACACAGCCTCTTCTGAGCTGTCACACATTTCCCGAATATCAGGAGAAACGGTGTCTCCATCATACCAGTCCCCCTTAATGTCACCAATGGGTCTCACTCCCAAACCAGATCTGTCTCTACAGAAAGGCCCTCGCACCTTCCTCCTCACTCCTCCGCCAACAGTACCCCCATCAAGTTCACAACAGCCACGACACGATACCAAGCTAGAACATTCCCTACATCGGTCAATCGACATGGTGCAGCTTTTGAAA AAATATCCTATAGTTTGGCAAGGCCTCCTGGCGCTGAAGAACGACCAGGCGGCTGTCCAGTTACACTTTGTGTCTGGAAACACCGTGCTGGCCCAGCGCTCCCTTCCACCCCCAGAGGGAGGTTCTCTTCTCCGCATTGTCCAGAGGATGAGACTCGAGGCTTCCCAGTTGGACAGTGTGGCACGCAGAATGACT ATGGAAAATGACTACTGTTTGCTCCTGGCTCTACCTTGTGGTCGAGACCAAGAAGATGTCCTTGGTCAAACCCAAGCTTTGAAAAGTGGCTTCATCACCTACCTGCAAGCCAAACAGGCAGCTGGCATCATCAATGTGCCCAACCCTGGCTCTAATCAG GCAGCTTATGTGGTGCAAATATTCCCACCGTGTGAATTCTCGGAGAGCCACCTCTCGCGCCTGGCTCCGGACCTTCTCAACAGCATCTCCAGCATTTCCCCTCACCTCATGATTGTTATAGCCTCTGTTTAA
- the spen gene encoding msx2-interacting protein isoform X1 — MQIDVTAWNGPETESENEFRPLDERIDEFHPKATRTLFIGNLEKTTTYHDLLNIFQRFGEIVDIDIKKVNGAPQYAFLQYCDIASVCKAMKKMDGEYLGNNRLKLGFGKSMPTTCVWLDGLASNTTEQFLTRHFCRYGHVVKVVLDRMKGMALILYNNIEYAQAAVKDTKGWKMGGNKIKVDFANQESQMAFYRSMQASGQDIREFYEFLSERRDDRRGQYEFQTERQYYENVRTPGTYSDDPRRKYPARSREFYTEWDPYQGDYYDPQYFEDPREYREYRADPYEQDIRKYSYLQRERERERERFETDRGRDHGRRTIERSQSPSHISSRRPVSPTASPSLSERIPSDSDRRICCRSSDRSGSCSSVSPPRFEKLEKARAERYNKTDKLEKDRVFEIERASLVEKEKRTGRKERGDKEKSEKQRLKKLKVTSPTIQTLEIEPELEKDVSPESGLRSKISKTSKESSSKARLDLLPCVVQLTRVKEKEGKLIGHAVQEKQTLRAGSDSPKLASPGADQRSPSFRSETSKGDKHGKMPREKSIHSLVEVAEKDGKIKPKKHGKSEFGFENNISLDVDRLAARKRRFEESGRTDRQRRSNEEDTGKAGLYKLWNNAKETGLEKVLLIRGVHKKELHKDKSVCVVSVSSPKDGRDCEGKSVGPPLEGHSHFGELLEESPSQQNSPYLRMDLEGLKSENGSSLTKISDDGSFDMDELKEQKQILAENEHGSTKCRDYDGDEHCVNINQSNVCTKQIEQSRWLQTKLRDSDKMARFDQSPNNETCDSEKDYILHDVGKLNQDVANDEFSSSKRKKLENFDLEVLKVKREHDFSSSQEFNEDTYGMSSSIGGGQSSENEDDETARISLSVTKKEQKRSPMADESYLRPESLKNHFRLKTRKFQSSNNMLPKLKTSLLGFDDEVMQHWERRIKSDSLRMEMTFPGDTLKRENICKRLSQDLEPGELQSDSDDDGDNKHISPKSSSSLSYILRDRDERMTDLKLTASLEKNKFYSFALDKTITPDTKALLERAKTLYSSREDNWSFLPSRFPVSHSCSEKDKAVLAPRPIPSWYMKKKKIRTDSVEKLHDKKEELKPQDQERQELFASRFLHSSIFEQDSRRLQRLERKDQDLETGSGSPFTKAGAIETHSETGGAGVSTEPIVLFHSRFLELQQQKDKDHPPTDSESDLVVMEIKRDETLSCDNVTSDKEPEPPLKASDKSPSPPITVKMSFLPSPKETCLTEKKEVLTPSTDQSVPFVKEEKVEPAPELCPSHSPPVENIRSAAPEVTVTPTLAISESETKTETKAELIEPKTEGDNSLVVEQHVVEAKPHTPVVSPSAFEKETMEFVYSDCSKVENNLEGSKSETETENQVTESFEDSKKIETDSEAGMPELVAEVKRLPARRQPKGKRAKTPAVIRRTQPANISKEKPATRKSERIDREKLKRASSPRAEAPKLLCESKTTSKSPVHASDSEQNLESSLIVGRTRRRNVRSVYATLHDDEQAGKETIESPRCMRKRGADKDQTHQEVQISTNTRRGRPPKRGVKRVADLSPVKGDQKKTVEADTEPGEASNTAEAVKASEGWRSPRIQKLQQTPLTSSTPNRRVSRIDKSSGIKLVSAEQANQSSNDELELKPKASSEPVGKPSDIAENPSSPVLRKEKDSKDPVEKISIDPDVENKATSSSERGKQSEKNVKIKTPRLKRNTKQLPEDKSHSLKNLEIRVSVDDVKGLLRSEDLESDTFAANLTKGKAEVQENEEAQAKDFTKDTKEISTQENEDTLSESEPPADPTAVLLAQQMELEQAVENIAKLTADQPQRPYKEPPSGQPTPLPPVIVEPEVEEEKRANPASETELAAAIDSITAEETCGDAESFTPAPTYSALIPTPESVISSSSSSNDIMEPETHMAINNILAGDLDDDSQTSSPKASMSALKTSEEPILLDTPKKTTKVRARTPKKSRSRKGSASKKGETADEVSQSEPSPLKLPDSIPEDPETTDSKAVTVTAGVSSVTSVVTAVATCRRDVTSAITVDNPKEAEQPEVEQPVPRESAFHLGKSNSSASKKPPQKTESSTPTFSPANSLPVSQLSVPLLRPAKTPLSPDWPQRSEESRIYVNPSCHVTVVTPSKPPSTALVTPSANPPMPPDTKASDIDPSSSTLRKILMEPKYVSASNSNSITTTMVTSAISDHSRMSENENPTDALGSRQLHPEHRPPLPPKSLHHKPSPLTESQQNCGEKKPHTIMSPTTSVISRIPMPYDTEETPRISLSNRNTGLTIPKQRFRSNSNENNRCHTVEMAEDVSRGRSVVEPTPYHTGSSPGLRVNTSEGVVVLSYSGQKTEGPHRMRAKISQIPPGDVEFQQSVSKSQLKQDPVISSSQSPNPKVPSAPTGYGHAGVLLTNQSYNSQPVISSIKQEGLVCDKSETPYHTTSSGVVKMFQPPVSSPQVLMYNQAVIQQQLGKRGLVTEALTKKMDISKAVQHSNLSPVMSPHHPSHHPSIPGTRMSPGPGNANDRSALHLKQEPHSPRTAGHSPSPFVKSCPSSSSPIGTSVVLSQGMPALSTYPSSMHHSHPEQSSVIMQPHSVTQSLAHDVRMNNPPMPNYGRRGDCLPSPHPGSTKSSNTPQPNVIRDMVLQSHSSPQRSMSGGSGSSVSEEEPRHFTQAHSRPSVSNLQSDVMVVHSDHRGLHPGIRMDQYREIHQRILMHQQLGEQASVEARQSRNSETAITSSTNISGPSRSPILVKSIDFSAKEPLKSPEGKLMHLSPNESRIRGVHASSPVLMSSHPHGVQLMHPGGASSFPVYREMRGFPSKFPGHNLANQGISSTQIPAEHELGNRGKVPQSHGGGSDSTPESPHLRHTASSELSHISRISGETVSPSYQSPLMSPMGLTPKPDLSLQKGPRTFLLTPPPTVPPSSSQQPRHDTKLEHSLHRSIDMVQLLKKYPIVWQGLLALKNDQAAVQLHFVSGNTVLAQRSLPPPEGGSLLRIVQRMRLEASQLDSVARRMTMENDYCLLLALPCGRDQEDVLGQTQALKSGFITYLQAKQAAGIINVPNPGSNQAAYVVQIFPPCEFSESHLSRLAPDLLNSISSISPHLMIVIASV, encoded by the exons ATGCAAATTGATGTCACGGCCTGGAACGGCCCTG AGACAGAAAGCGAAAATGAATTTCGACCACTGGATGAGAGGATCGATGAGTTTCATCCTAAAGCCACACGGACATTATTTATTGGAAACCTGGAAAAAACCACCACTTACCATGACCTGCTAAACATCTTTCAACGTTTTGGAGAAATAGTG GATATCGACATTAAGAAGGTGAATGGCGCCCCACAGTATGCTTTTCTGCAATACTGCGACATCGCCAGTGTTTGCAAAGCCATGAAAAAGATGGATGGCGAGTATCTTGGTAACAACAGACTAAAG CTGGGCTTTGGAAAGAGCATGCCCACAACCTGTGTTTGGTTGGATGGATTGGCTTCAAACACAACAGAGCAGTTTCTCACTCGTCATTTTTGCCGCTATGGGCATGTTGTCAAG GTTGTACTTGATAGAATGAAAGGAATGGCCCTTATCCTCTACAACAACATTGAATATGCCCAGGCAGCCGTCAAAGACACAAAAGGCTGGAAGATGGGGGGTAACAAAATTAAG GTGGACTTTGCAAATCAGGAAAGTCAGATGGCTTTTTATCGTTCAATGCAGGCATCTGGGCAAGACATTCGAGAGTTTTATGAGTTTCTTTCTGAAAGAAG AGATGATCGGCGAGGCCAATACGAGTTTCAAACAGAAAGACAATACTACGAGAACGTTCGAACACCTGGAACCTATAGTGATGATCCACGGCGGAAGTACCCCGCTAGGAGTCGGGAGTTCTACACTGAATGGGACCCATATCAAGGAGATTACTATGATCCACAGTACTTTGAGGACCCAAGAGAGTATCGGGAATACCGAGCTGATCCTTATGAGCAGGACATTCGCAAATACAGCTACTTGCAACGGGAacgagaaagagagagggagcGCTTTGAAACGGATCGTGGTCGGGATCACGGAAGGAGGACCATAGAGCGTAGCCAAAGCCCGTCTCACATCTCCAGTCGCCGTCCCGTCAGCCCCACAGCGTCGCCATCACTCTCTGAGAGAATACCAAGTGATTCAGACCGGCGGATTTGTTGCCGATCCTCTGACAGAAGTGGCAGCTGCAGTTCCGTCTCCCCTCCCAGATTTGAAAAACTGGAAAAGGCGCGCGCCGAAAGATATAACAAAACCGATAAACTTGAAAAGGATCGCGTTTTTGAAATTGAAAGAGCAAGTCTGGTTGAAAAGGAGAAGAGAACAGGACGAAAGGAGCGAGGGGATAAAGAAAAAAGTGAGAAGCAAAGACTTAAGAAGCTTAAAGTCACATCGCCGACGATACAGACATTGGAAATAGAACCAGAACTCGAAAAAGATGTTAGCCCCGAGTCTGGACTACGGAGTAAGATCAGTAAAACATCAAAGGAAAGCTCCAGCAAAGCAAGGTTAGACCTTCTGCCCTGTGTGGTGCAGTTAACACgtgttaaagaaaaagaaggaaaattgATTGGTCATGCTGTCCAAGAAAAGCAAACATTGAGGGCTGGCAGCGACAGTCCTAAATTGGCATCGCCTGGAGCTGACCAGAGAAGTCCTTCATTCCGCTCAGAAACATCCAAAGGTGACAAGCATGGGAAAATGCCAAGAGAAAAAAGTATACACAGCTTAGTAGAGGTCGCCGAAAAGGATGGTAAAATCAAACCCAAAAAACACGGAAAATCAGAGTTTGGATTTGAGAACAACATTTCTCTGGATGTTGATCGTTTAGCTGCAAGAAAAAGGCGTTTTGAAGAATCTGGGAGAACCGATCGACAAAGGAGATCTAATGAAGAGGACACTGGTAAGGCTGGACTTTACAAACTGTGGAACAATGCAAAGGAGACAGGATTGGAGAAAGTCCTTCTGATAAGAGGGGTACATAAAAAAGAATTACACAAAgataaatctgtgtgtgtggtgtcaGTGAGCAGTCCTAAAGATGGGCGGGACTGCGAAGGCAAATCTGTAGGCCCGCCTCTGGAGGGGCACTCACATTTTGGGGAGCTGCTTGAAGAATCTCCGTCACAACAGAACTCGCCCTACCTCAGAATGGATTTGGAgggtttaaaaagtgaaaatggcTCCAGTCTCACAAAGATATCAGATGATGGCAGCTTTGATATGGATGAAttaaaagaacagaaacagatTTTGGCTGAAAATGAACATGGAAGTACAAAGTGCAGAGACtatgatggagatgaacatTGTGTGAACATTAACCAGTCTAATGTTTGCACAAAACAAATTGAGCAAAGTCGATGGCTGCAAACCAAGCTTAGGGATTCTGATAAAATGGCCAGATTTGATCAGTCGCCAAACAATGAGACTTGTGATTCGGAAAAAGATTACATCCTCCACGATGTAGGTAAATTAAATCAGGACGTTGCCAATGATGAGTTCTCTTCTAGTAAACGAAAGAAACTGGAGAACTTTGACCTTGAAGTCCTGAAAGTAAAACGAGAGCATGACTTTTCAAGTTCCCAGGAATTTAATGAAGACACCTATGGCATGTCGTCTTCCATAGGAGGTGGTCAGTCTTCAGAAAACGAGGATGATGAGACTGCTCGCATTTCTCTGTCCGTtacaaaaaaggaacaaaaacgcTCTCCCATGGCAGATGAAAGCTATTTACGCCCAGAATCATTAAAAAATCATTTCAGGCTGAAAACCAGAAAATTCCAGTCTTCTAACAATATGCtcccaaaattaaaaacatcctTGCTTGGATTTGATGATGAAGTAATGCAACATTGGGAaaggagaataaagtcagatTCTCTTAGAATGGAAATGACATTCCCAGGTGATACTCTAAAGCGGGAAAATATCTGTAAACGCCTTAGCCAGGATTTGGAACCAGGAGAGTTGCAATCGGATTCAGACGACGACGGAGACAACAAACACATTTCTCCCAAATCAAGCAGCTCTTTGTCCTATATTCTCAGGGATCGTGATGAGCGAATGACAGACCTCAAGCTTACAGCCTCTTTGGAAAAGAATAAATTTTACTCGTTTGCATTAGACAAAACAATAACTCCTGACACAAAAGCACTCCTTGAAAGAGCCAAGACTTTGTATTCCTCAAGGGAAGATAATTGGTCTTTTCTCCCCTCACGCTTTCCGGTGTCTCATAGTTGCTCTGAAAAGGACAAGGCAGTGCTAGCGCCTCGACCTATTCCTTCTTGGTAcatgaaaaagaagaagatccGTACTGATTCTGTAGAAAAGTTGCACGACAAAAAGGAGGAACTCAAGCCACAGGACCAGGAACGTCAGGAATTATTTGCCTCTCGCTTCTTGCACAGCTCCATCTTTGAGCAGGACTCACGCCGACTGCAGCGCCTTGAACGTAAAGACCAAGATTTAGAAACCGGAAGCGGTAGCCCTTTTACCAAGGCTGGTGCTATAGAGACACATTCAGAAACCGGAGGAGCTGGTGTTTCCACAGAGCCCATAGTGCTTTTCCATAGTCGATTTTTGGAGCTTCAGCAACAAAAAGATAAGGACCATCCCCCAACTGACTCTGAAAGTGACCTAGTGGTAATGGAGATTAAAAGAGATGAAACTCTGAGTTGTGATAATGTGACGTCTGATAAGGAACCTGAGCCTCCTCTGAAGGCTAGTGACAAATCACCTAGCCCCCCTATAACTGTAAAAATGTCATTTCTCCCTTCCCCCAAAGAAACATGCCTAACAGAGAAGAAGGAGGTTTTAACTCCATCCACAGATCAGTCAGTGCCATTtgtcaaagaagaaaaagttgAGCCAGCGCCCGAGTTATGTCCATCTCATTCTCCTCCTGTAGAAAACATCAGATCAGCTGCTCCTGAAGTAACCGTAACCCCTACACTTGCCATTTCTGAAtcagaaaccaaaactgaaacaaaagcaGAGTTAATTGAACCCAAAACGGAAGGTGATAATAGTTTGGTGGTTGAACAACATGTCGTGGAAGCTAAGCCTCACACACCTGTTGTTTCCCCAAGTGCCTTTGAAAAAGAGACAATGGAATTTGTTTACTCTGATTGTTCAAAGGTAGAAAACAACTTGGAAGGGAGTAAGTCAGAGACTGAAACTGAAAACCAGGTGACAGAAAGCTTTGAGGACTCCAAGAAAATTGAGACTGATAGTGAGGCAGGTATGCCGGAGCTAGTGGCGGAGGTGAAACGATTACCTGCTCGCAGACAACCCAAGGGTAAAAGGGCAAAAACCCCCGCTGTAATACGTAGGACACAACCAGCCAACATCAGCAAGGAAAAACCTGCGACGCGGAAAAGTGAACGGATTGACCGAGAGAAACTCAAAAGGGCATCATCACCCAGAGCAGAAGCTCCTAAATTATTGTGTGAATCTAAAACCACATCGAAGTCTCCCGTACACGCATCAGATTCAGAGCAAAACCTTGAGTCGAGTTTAATTGTTGGGAGAACACGACGAAGGAATGTGAGGTCTGTCTATGCCACTCTACATGATGATGAAcaagctggaaaagaaacaataGAGTCACCACGCTGCATGCGGAAACGAGGGGCTGACAAAGACCAAACACACCAAGAGGTTCAAATTTCTACCAATACCAGGCGTGGGCGCCCTCCCAAGAGAGGTGTCAAACGAGTTGCAGATTTATCACCAGTGAAAGGGGATCAGAAGAAAACAGTGGAGGCAGACACAGAGCCTGGAGAGGCATCGAATACTGCAGAAGCTGTGAAAGCCTCTGAGGGATGGCGTTCACCTCGTATACAAAAACTCCAACAAACTCCGCTAACATCCTCTACTCCAAACAGAAGAGTGAGTAGAATAGACAAATCATCTGGGATCAAATTAGTTTCAGCCGAACAAGCCAATCAGTCAAGCAATGATGAATTAGAGCTGAAGCCCAAAGCTAGCTCAGAACCAGTTGGCAAGCCATCAGACATTGCAGAAAACCCAAGCTCGCCAGtgctcagaaaagaaaaagattcaaAAGATCCTGTAGAAAAAATATCTATAGATCCAGATGTCGAGAACAAAGCCACCAGCTCCTCTGAGAGGGGAAAACAGTCTGAAAAgaatgtaaaaattaaaacaccAAGGTTGAAACGGAATACTAAACAGTTACCTGAAGACAAATCACACAGTCTGAAAAATCTAGAAATCCGTGTTAGCGTTGATGACGTAAAAGGTTTACTTCGCTCTGAGGATCTTGAGTCGGATACCTTTGCAGCTAATCTTACAAAAGGCAAGGCTGAAGTACAAGAGAATGAGGAAGCACAGGCAAAGGACTTCACAAAAGACACCAAAGAGATTAGCACACAAGAAAATGAGGACACACTATCAGAATCTGAACCTCCCGCTGATCCAACTGCTGTTCTTTTAGCACAACAGATGGAACTGGAGCAGGCAGTTGAAAATATTGCCAAACTTACAGCCGACCAGCCTCAGAGACCTTATAAAGAACCACCTTCTGGGCAACCTACTCCACTGCCCCCAGTCATAGTTGAACCTGAAGTTGAAGAGGAGAAGCGAGCAAATCCTGCAAGTGAAACAGAACTTGCCGCTGCTATTGATTCCATAACAGCCGAAGAAACCTGTGGGGATGCAGAAAGCTTCACACCGGCTCCTACTTACTCTGCTCTTATTCCAACCCCTGAATCTGTAatctcctcctcgtcctcctccaaTGACATCATGGAACCGGAAACACACATGGCAATTAACAATATTCTTGCTGGAGACTTAGATGATGACTCTCAAACCTCAAGCCCAAAAGCGTCAATGTCGGCGTTAAAGACATCTGAAGAACCAATTCTTCTTGATACACCTAAGAAGACAACTAAAGTTAGAGCCAGAACCCCAAAGAAGTCAAGAAGTCGTAAAGGTTCAGCTAGCAAAAAGGGGGAGACTGCTGATGAAGTCTCTCAGTCAGAGCCATCGCCCCTAAAGCTACCCGACTCAATCCCAGAAGATCCAGAAACAACTGACTCAAAAGCAGTGACTGTTACAGCTGGAGTCTCGTCAGTGACTTCTGTGGTCACTGCCGTGGCAACTTGTAGACGTGATGTCACAAGCGCTATAACTGTAGACAACCCCAAAGAGGCAGAGCAGCCTGAAGTGGAACAGCCTGTTCCCAGGGAATCAGCCTTTCATTTAGGCAAAAGCAACAGCTCTGCTTCTAAAAAGCCTCCCCAAAAGACAGAATCAAGTACCCCTACCTTCAGCCCTGCTAATTCATTACCAGTTTCCCAGCTTAGTGTACCCCTGTTGCGCCCTGCCAAAACGCCTCTTTCTCCTGACTGGCCTCAGCGATCAGAAGAAAGCAGAATCTATGTTAATCCATCCTGTCACGTCACAGTAGTGACTCCCTCCAAACCGCCATCAACTGCACTAGTAACCCCTTCAGCAAATCCCCCAATGCCCCCTGACACAAAGGCCTCCGACATTGATCCTAGTTCCAGCACCTTGAGAAAAATATTAATGGAGCCCAAATATGTGTCTGCATCAAATAGTAACTCTATAACTACTACAATGGTAACGTCTGCTATATCGGATCATTCAAGGATGTCAGAGAATGAAAATCCCACTGATGCACTTGGTTCGAGACAGTTGCATCCTGAACATAGGCCACCTCTACCACCCAAGTCATTGCACCATAAGCCATCCCCACTCACAGAATCCCAACAGAATTGTGGGGAAAAGAAGCCACATACGATCATGTCTCCTACTACCTCAGTAATAAGTAGAATTCCAATGCCTTATGACACAGAAGAAACGCCCCGAATTTCCCTCAGCAATCGAAACACTGGCCTGACCATTCCTAAGCAAAGATTTAGATCAAACTCCAATGAGAATAACCGCTGCCATACCGTGGAGATGGCAGAGGATGTTTCTAGAGGGCGCTCTGTTGTTGAGCCTACTCCCTACCATACAGGTTCTAGTCCTGGCCTGAGGGTGAACACATCAGAAGGAGTCGTAGTTCTGAGTTATTCTGGACAGAAAACAGAGGGGCCGCACAGGATGAGAGCCAAGATTAGTCAGATTCCTCCAGGTGATGTAGAGTTTCAACAATCTGTGTCCAAATCGCAACTAAAGCAAGACCCCGTGATTTCATCATCTCAGTCGCCCAATCCCAAAGTTCCTTCAGCTCCAACTGGGTATGGGCACGCAGGAGTCCTTTTGACCAATCAGTCCTACAATTCCCAACCTGTCATTTCCAGTATCAAGCAAGAGGGTCTTGTATGTGACAAATCTGAAACGCCCTATCATACAACATCATCGGGTGTGGTGAAAATGTTCCAGCCGCCGGTTAGTTCCCCTCAAGTTTTGATGTACAATCAAGCTGTAATTCAGCAGCAGCTTGGCAAAAGAGGACTGGTGACAGAGGCATTGACAAAGAAGATGGACATTAGCAAAGCTGTTCAGCATTCTAACCTGAGCCCGGTCATGAGTCCACACCACCCATCACACCACCCATCTATCCCTGGAACACGCATGAGTCCTGGCCCCGGCAACGCAAATGATCGGTCCGCTTTACACCTCAAGCAAGAACCCCATTCTCCACGAACAGCtggtcactccccttcaccctTTGTCAAAAGTTGTCCATCAAGCAGCTCTCCTATTGGAACTTCTGTGGTTTTAAGTCAAGGTATGCCAGCGCTGTCTACATACCCTTCCAGCATGCATCACTCCCACCCAGAACAGTCCTCTGTCATAATGCAGCCTCACAGTGTCACTCAGTCATTGGCCCATGACGTCAGAATGAACAACCCTCCTATGCCAAACTATGGAAGGCGAGGAGACTGCCTGCCTTCGCCACACCCAGGATCTACAAAAAGCTCAAATACACCACAGCCTAATGTCATTCGAGATATGGTTTTGCAGTCTCATTCAAGTCCCCAAAGATCGATGTCCGGTGGCAGTGGAAGCAGTGTAAGTGAAGAAGAGCCAAGACACTTTACCCAAGCTCACAGTAGACCTTCAGTTTCCAATCTCCAATCGGATGTAATGGTGGTTCACAGTGACCACAGAGGGCTCCACCCAGGCATTCGCATGGACCAATACAGAGAGATTCACCAGCGCATACTCATGCACCAGCAGCTAGGAGAACAGGCATCTGTAGAAGCAAGGCAGTCCCGCAACTCGGAAACTGCAATAACATCTTCAACAAATATCTCTGGACCTTCAAGAAGTCCTATACTGGTAAAGAGCATTGACTTTTCAGCAAAAGAGCCTCTCAAATCACCAGAAGGAAAGCTAATGCATTTGAGCCCCAATGAAAGTAGAATTAGAGGAGTCCACGCATCTAGCCCTGTTTTAATGTCTTCTCACCCTCATGGAGTTCAGCTAATGCATCCAGGAGGAGCAAGCTCCTTCCCAGTATATCGAGAAATGCGGGGCTTCCCGTCCAAGTTTCCAGGACACAATCTGGCTAACCAAGGCATTTCTTCTACACAG ATCCCAGCAGAGCATGAGCTGGGAAACAGAGGAAAAGTACCTCAGTCCCACGGGGGAGGAAGTGATTCCACACCTGAAAGCCCTCATCTTCGTCACACAGCCTCTTCTGAGCTGTCACACATTTCCCGAATATCAGGAGAAACGGTGTCTCCATCATACCAGTCCCCCTTAATGTCACCAATGGGTCTCACTCCCAAACCAGATCTGTCTCTACAGAAAGGCCCTCGCACCTTCCTCCTCACTCCTCCGCCAACAGTACCCCCATCAAGTTCACAACAGCCACGACACGATACCAAGCTAGAACATTCCCTACATCGGTCAATCGACATGGTGCAGCTTTTGAAA AAATATCCTATAGTTTGGCAAGGCCTCCTGGCGCTGAAGAACGACCAGGCGGCTGTCCAGTTACACTTTGTGTCTGGAAACACCGTGCTGGCCCAGCGCTCCCTTCCACCCCCAGAGGGAGGTTCTCTTCTCCGCATTGTCCAGAGGATGAGACTCGAGGCTTCCCAGTTGGACAGTGTGGCACGCAGAATGACT ATGGAAAATGACTACTGTTTGCTCCTGGCTCTACCTTGTGGTCGAGACCAAGAAGATGTCCTTGGTCAAACCCAAGCTTTGAAAAGTGGCTTCATCACCTACCTGCAAGCCAAACAGGCAGCTGGCATCATCAATGTGCCCAACCCTGGCTCTAATCAG GCAGCTTATGTGGTGCAAATATTCCCACCGTGTGAATTCTCGGAGAGCCACCTCTCGCGCCTGGCTCCGGACCTTCTCAACAGCATCTCCAGCATTTCCCCTCACCTCATGATTGTTATAGCCTCTGTTTAA